One genomic window of Myxocyprinus asiaticus isolate MX2 ecotype Aquarium Trade chromosome 5, UBuf_Myxa_2, whole genome shotgun sequence includes the following:
- the LOC127440861 gene encoding gastrula zinc finger protein XlCGF8.2DB-like, producing the protein MQCVKEEFKEESEDISITESCRIKHEDSEEQRDLIQVKEESQELNEVEGKHHDHKFDNMTGEEDFSGSKTENNFLRAKNSFTCSHCGKSFTQKGYLKTHLRIHTGEKPFTCLQCGKIFAHKVNLKRHMRIHSGEKPFTCSQCGKSFSVTSSLQSHLRLHSGEKPFTCLQCGKSFTQRGHLYVHMKIHTGEKPFTCLQCGRSFAHKGDLNRHKRIHTGEKPFTCHQCGKSFTQAGNLKHHLHFHSGLKPFNCDQCGKKFLLISHLKVHLRTHTNEKPYVCSFCGKSFVTSGELKTHERVHTREKPFKCTSCEKSFSTSGNLQTHLKKHSPKLS; encoded by the exons ATGCAGTGTGTTAAAGAAGAgtttaaagaggagagtgaagacatCAGTATTACAGAATCATGCAGAATTAAACATGAAGAttctgaggaacaaagag ATTTGATacaagtgaaagaggaaagtcaagagctgaatgaagtggaggggAAACATCATGATCATAAATTTGATAATATGACTGGTGAAGAAGATTTTAGTGGCTCAAAGACTGAAAATAATTTCTTAAGAGCCAAAAAttctttcacctgctctcactgtggaaagagtttcacacaaaaaggatACCTTAAAACTCacttaagaattcacactggagagaagcctttcacctgccttcagtgtggaaagatttTTGCACATAAAGTAAATCTTAagcgtcacatgagaattcattctggagaaaagcctttcacctgctctcagtgtggaaagagtttctcagTGACATCAAGCCTTCAGAGTCACCTGCGACTTCACtccggagagaagcctttcacatgccttcaatgtggaaagagttttacacagAGAGGACATCTTTATGTTCACATGaaaatccacactggagagaaaccttttacATGCCTTCAATGTGGAAGGAGTTTTGCACATAAAGGAGATCTAAATCGTCAcaagagaattcacactggagagaagcctttcacatgccatcagtgtggaaagagtttcactcaagCAGGGAatctcaaacatcatctgcatttTCATTCCGGGTTAAAgccatttaactgtgatcagtgtggCAAGAAATTTCTGCTGATATCACATCTAAAGGTACACTTGAGAACTCAtacaaatgagaagccttacgtgtgttctttttgtggaaagagttttgttaCATCGGGAGAGCTGAAAACCCATGAGAGAGTGCATACTAGAGAGAAGCCATTCAAATGCACTTCATGTGAGAAGAGTTTCAGCACATCAGGTAATCTACAGACTCATTTAAAAAAGCATTCTCCAAAACTGTCATAG